A section of the Girardinichthys multiradiatus isolate DD_20200921_A chromosome 5, DD_fGirMul_XY1, whole genome shotgun sequence genome encodes:
- the si:dkey-27h10.2 gene encoding uncharacterized protein si:dkey-27h10.2 isoform X2, giving the protein MPSIYLWFLELVLTSVVANCMTTSQGFNSSEASDAITVVTNNSNTNSTRNISEILSTTESRNASDESSTITPTTDNSTGFGTAIHGGDGNSLTTVSEIPSTTPVPYSKRSATMTKSTPTTTKNNSSTAGDNTGIIVLVIIIIVIFGFGVACFVVRKRGRHDSVEFASRADENFPLSTVEPEVLLESTPQNGLKSFESTETTAKEPQGPKVAPETQEEKKEASICAAAPNAEPAAPTEAPAAAPPEVAPAAPPPDCSEEKPKADDAKPSSSALVEPLADEKTDDEGVASNKTSVESLKETNENNSNNFGFSQRRDRTNMLWEVRVDCPE; this is encoded by the exons AACTGGTTTTGACCTCAGTTGTGGCTAATTGCATGACAACAAGCCAGGGTTTCAACAGTTCAGAGGCCAGTGATGCTATAACTGTCGTCACCAAcaacagcaacacaaacagcaccagaaacatctcagaAATCCTAAGTACCACTGAAAGCAGGAATGCATCTGATGAAAGCAGCACCATCACACCTACAACAGACAACAGCACTG GGTTTGGTACGGCAATTCATGGAGGTGACGGAAACTCTCTAACTACTGTTTCCGAAATTCCTTCAACAACGCCTGTTCCCTACTCTAAAAGATCTGCCACTATGACAAAGAGCACTCCGACAACAACCAAGA ATAACAGCTCAACTGCAGGTGACAATACAG GAATCATCGTTTTGGTCATAATCATCATTGTAATCTTTGGTTTCGGAGTTGCTTGTTTTGTGGTACGGAAAAGAGGAAGG CATGATTCTGTGGAGTTTGCCTCCAGAGCAGATGAAAACTTCCCTCTCAGCACCGTAGAACCTGAAGTCCTTCTTGAGTCTACGCCTCAGAACG GTCTCAAATCCTTTGAGAGCACAGAAACAACTGCTAAAGAGCCACAAGGACCAAAAGTTGCACCCGAAACACAGGAAGAGAAGAaag AGGCTTCCATATGTGCTGCTGCACCCAACGCTGAGCCTGCTGCTCCAACCGAAGCTCCAGCTGCAGCTCCACCAGAAGTTGCACCTGCAGCTCCACCTCCAGACTGCTCAGAAGAGAAACCGAAAGCGGACGATGCCAAGCCGAGTTCCTCTGCACTTGTGGAGCCCCTTGCGGATGAGAAAACTGATGATGAAGGTGTTGCCTCCAACAAGACTTCGGTGGAGTCACTGAAGGAGACAAACGAGAACAACAGCAACAACTTTGGCTTCAGTCAGAGGAGAG ATAGGACCAACATGCTCTGGGAGGTCCGTGTCGACTGTCCGGAGTGA
- the si:dkey-27h10.2 gene encoding uncharacterized protein si:dkey-27h10.2 isoform X1, with protein MPSIYLWFLELVLTSVVANCMTTSQGFNSSEASDAITVVTNNSNTNSTRNISEILSTTESRNASDESSTITPTTDNSTGFGTAIHGGDGNSLTTVSEIPSTTPVPYSKRSATMTKSTPTTTKNNSSTAGDNTGIIVLVIIIIVIFGFGVACFVVRKRGRHDSVEFASRADENFPLSTVEPEVLLESTPQNGLKSFESTETTAKEPQGPKVAPETQEEKKEEASICAAAPNAEPAAPTEAPAAAPPEVAPAAPPPDCSEEKPKADDAKPSSSALVEPLADEKTDDEGVASNKTSVESLKETNENNSNNFGFSQRRDRTNMLWEVRVDCPE; from the exons AACTGGTTTTGACCTCAGTTGTGGCTAATTGCATGACAACAAGCCAGGGTTTCAACAGTTCAGAGGCCAGTGATGCTATAACTGTCGTCACCAAcaacagcaacacaaacagcaccagaaacatctcagaAATCCTAAGTACCACTGAAAGCAGGAATGCATCTGATGAAAGCAGCACCATCACACCTACAACAGACAACAGCACTG GGTTTGGTACGGCAATTCATGGAGGTGACGGAAACTCTCTAACTACTGTTTCCGAAATTCCTTCAACAACGCCTGTTCCCTACTCTAAAAGATCTGCCACTATGACAAAGAGCACTCCGACAACAACCAAGA ATAACAGCTCAACTGCAGGTGACAATACAG GAATCATCGTTTTGGTCATAATCATCATTGTAATCTTTGGTTTCGGAGTTGCTTGTTTTGTGGTACGGAAAAGAGGAAGG CATGATTCTGTGGAGTTTGCCTCCAGAGCAGATGAAAACTTCCCTCTCAGCACCGTAGAACCTGAAGTCCTTCTTGAGTCTACGCCTCAGAACG GTCTCAAATCCTTTGAGAGCACAGAAACAACTGCTAAAGAGCCACAAGGACCAAAAGTTGCACCCGAAACACAGGAAGAGAAGAaag AAGAGGCTTCCATATGTGCTGCTGCACCCAACGCTGAGCCTGCTGCTCCAACCGAAGCTCCAGCTGCAGCTCCACCAGAAGTTGCACCTGCAGCTCCACCTCCAGACTGCTCAGAAGAGAAACCGAAAGCGGACGATGCCAAGCCGAGTTCCTCTGCACTTGTGGAGCCCCTTGCGGATGAGAAAACTGATGATGAAGGTGTTGCCTCCAACAAGACTTCGGTGGAGTCACTGAAGGAGACAAACGAGAACAACAGCAACAACTTTGGCTTCAGTCAGAGGAGAG ATAGGACCAACATGCTCTGGGAGGTCCGTGTCGACTGTCCGGAGTGA